In one Umezawaea sp. Da 62-37 genomic region, the following are encoded:
- a CDS encoding mycothione reductase, with protein sequence MRHFDLVIIGSGSGNSIPDERFADQQIAIVEKGTFGGTCLNVGCIPTKMFVHTADVASTPSGAAKFGVDEHLDGVRWADVRDRIFGRIDPISAGGLRWRAEDNANTTVYQGTAKFVGPKTLDTGTGEVITADRFAIGAGSRPVIPDVVDLDTVDYHTSDTVMRLDELPESMIIVGSGFVASEFAHVFSSFGVKVTLIARSDLLLRHEDREIAERFTSIASEKWDVRLQRKTVRAERTDTGVRLHLEGPDGAETVEAAELLLAVGRVPNSDLLDLAQTGVTTHPDGRIVVDEHQKTVVDGIYAFGDISSEYQLKHVANHEGKVVQHNLLHPDEPKASDHRFVPSAVFSSPQIASVGLTEEQAVEQGVRYVKGSQAYASIAYGWAMEDQTGFAKVLADPATGRILGAHIIGPQAPTVIQPLIQAMSFGLDARTMAKGQYWIHPAMPELVENALLNLPLD encoded by the coding sequence GTGCGGCACTTCGACCTCGTCATCATCGGCAGCGGCTCCGGGAACTCGATCCCCGACGAGCGGTTCGCCGACCAGCAGATCGCGATCGTCGAGAAGGGCACCTTCGGCGGCACGTGCCTGAACGTCGGGTGCATCCCGACGAAGATGTTCGTGCACACCGCCGACGTGGCGTCGACCCCGTCGGGCGCGGCGAAGTTCGGTGTCGACGAGCACCTGGACGGCGTGCGCTGGGCTGACGTGCGGGACCGGATCTTCGGGCGGATCGACCCGATCTCGGCGGGCGGGCTGCGCTGGCGGGCCGAGGACAACGCGAACACGACCGTCTACCAGGGCACCGCGAAGTTCGTCGGGCCGAAGACGCTGGACACCGGCACCGGCGAGGTCATCACCGCCGACCGGTTCGCGATCGGCGCGGGCAGCAGGCCGGTCATCCCGGACGTGGTCGACCTCGACACCGTCGACTACCACACCAGCGACACCGTGATGCGGCTCGACGAGCTGCCCGAAAGCATGATCATCGTCGGCAGCGGGTTCGTCGCGAGCGAGTTCGCCCACGTGTTCTCGTCGTTCGGCGTCAAGGTCACGCTGATCGCCCGCTCCGACCTGCTGCTGCGCCACGAGGACCGCGAGATCGCCGAGCGGTTCACCTCGATCGCGTCGGAGAAGTGGGACGTCCGGCTCCAGCGCAAGACCGTGCGCGCCGAGCGCACCGACACCGGTGTCCGACTGCACCTGGAGGGCCCGGACGGCGCCGAGACGGTCGAGGCCGCCGAGCTGCTGCTCGCCGTCGGCCGCGTCCCCAACTCCGACCTGCTCGACCTCGCGCAGACCGGCGTGACCACCCACCCGGACGGCCGGATCGTCGTGGACGAGCACCAGAAGACCGTGGTGGACGGCATTTACGCGTTCGGCGACATCAGCTCGGAGTACCAGCTCAAGCACGTCGCCAACCACGAGGGCAAGGTCGTCCAGCACAACCTGCTGCACCCCGACGAGCCGAAGGCGTCCGACCACCGCTTTGTGCCGTCCGCCGTGTTCTCGTCACCGCAGATCGCCTCCGTCGGCCTCACCGAGGAGCAGGCGGTCGAGCAGGGCGTGAGGTACGTGAAGGGCTCGCAGGCCTACGCCTCCATCGCCTACGGCTGGGCCATGGAGGACCAGACCGGCTTCGCCAAGGTCCTCGCCGACCCCGCCACCGGCAGGATCCTCGGCGCGCACATCATCGGCCCCCAGGCCCCCACCGTCATCCAGCCCCTCATCCAGGCCATGAGCTTCGGCCTCGACGCCCGCACCATGGCCAAGGGCCAGTACTGGATCCACCCCGCCATGCCGGAACTCGTCGAGAACGCCCTGCTCAACCTGCCGCTGGACTGA
- a CDS encoding epoxide hydrolase encodes MEPYRIEIPQSQLDDLATRLANTRWPAEPEGTGWNDGVPVAYLQDLVRYWRTRYDWRAWEARLNAFPQFTTTIDGANIHFMHIRSTREDALPLILTHGWPGSVVEFFDVIEPLSRDFHLVIPSMPNYGFSGPTADTGWNVRRIATAWAELMARLGYDRYGAQGGDWGSVVSRDLGVVDAEHVVGVHLNMLITMPDGHTDGLTADDAKRLEALKHYSDDLSGYQRVQGTRPQTLGYGLTDSPVGQLAWIVEKFKEWTDSKDVPEDAVDRDLLLTNVMVYWLTGTAASSARLYKEAAKSGGRIEASTTPTALAVFPHEVVPPIRSIAERTNTIVRWTEFDRGGHFAAMEQPALLAEDVLAFFQGL; translated from the coding sequence ATGGAGCCCTACCGGATCGAGATCCCGCAGAGCCAGCTGGACGACCTCGCCACCAGGCTCGCCAACACGCGTTGGCCCGCCGAGCCCGAGGGCACCGGCTGGAACGACGGCGTGCCCGTCGCGTACCTGCAAGACCTCGTCCGGTACTGGCGCACGCGCTACGACTGGCGGGCCTGGGAAGCGCGGCTCAACGCGTTCCCCCAGTTCACGACCACCATCGACGGCGCGAACATCCACTTCATGCACATCCGCTCCACCCGCGAGGACGCCCTGCCGCTGATCCTCACGCACGGGTGGCCGGGGTCCGTCGTCGAGTTCTTCGACGTCATCGAACCGCTGTCGCGGGACTTCCACCTGGTCATCCCGTCGATGCCGAACTACGGGTTCTCCGGACCCACTGCGGACACCGGCTGGAACGTGCGGCGCATCGCGACCGCGTGGGCCGAGCTGATGGCGCGCCTCGGCTACGACCGCTACGGCGCGCAGGGCGGCGACTGGGGTTCGGTCGTCTCGCGCGACCTGGGGGTCGTCGATGCCGAGCACGTGGTCGGCGTGCACCTGAACATGCTGATCACGATGCCGGACGGGCACACCGACGGGCTGACCGCGGACGACGCGAAGCGGTTGGAGGCGCTGAAGCACTACTCCGACGACTTGTCGGGGTACCAGCGCGTCCAGGGCACCAGGCCGCAGACGCTCGGCTACGGCCTGACCGACTCCCCCGTCGGCCAACTGGCGTGGATCGTGGAGAAGTTCAAGGAGTGGACCGACTCGAAGGACGTGCCGGAGGACGCCGTCGACCGCGACCTCCTGCTCACCAACGTGATGGTCTACTGGCTGACCGGCACCGCGGCCTCGTCCGCGCGGCTCTACAAGGAGGCGGCGAAGTCCGGGGGGCGGATCGAGGCGTCGACGACCCCCACCGCGCTGGCCGTGTTCCCGCACGAGGTCGTGCCGCCGATCCGCTCGATCGCGGAGAGGACGAACACCATCGTCCGGTGGACCGAGTTCGACCGCGGCGGCCACTTCGCCGCCATGGAGCAGCCCGCCCTGCTGGCCGAGGACGTGCTCGCCTTCTTCCAGGGCCTGTAG
- a CDS encoding FadR/GntR family transcriptional regulator gives MPLATTRRAGLVDQVIDQMRGAISGGEWPVGRRIPPEPELVAALGVGRNTVREAVRALSHAGLLEVRQGDGTFVRATSEISGAVRRLCGNELREVLQVRRTLEVEGARLAATHRTEDDLRRLTTLLAERDAAMAAKDWERMIEHDAAFHGLLVQASHNTLLSELYRGLNETVRASITATVDEGLDNQVSHTGLLDAVRDRDPVRAAAEASGFLEDILQRTSE, from the coding sequence GTGCCATTGGCCACTACCCGGCGGGCGGGCCTCGTCGATCAGGTGATCGACCAGATGAGGGGTGCGATCAGCGGCGGTGAATGGCCGGTGGGCCGCCGCATACCGCCGGAACCGGAACTCGTCGCCGCGCTCGGAGTCGGGCGCAACACCGTGCGCGAGGCCGTCCGCGCGCTGTCCCACGCCGGACTGCTCGAGGTGCGGCAGGGCGACGGCACGTTCGTCCGCGCCACGAGCGAGATATCCGGCGCGGTCCGCAGGCTCTGCGGCAACGAGCTGCGCGAGGTGCTCCAGGTGCGCCGCACGCTCGAGGTCGAGGGCGCCCGGCTGGCCGCGACCCACCGCACCGAGGACGACCTGCGCAGGCTGACCACGCTGCTGGCCGAGCGCGACGCCGCCATGGCGGCCAAGGACTGGGAGCGGATGATCGAGCACGACGCCGCCTTCCACGGGCTCCTCGTCCAAGCGTCGCACAACACGCTGCTGTCGGAGCTGTACCGCGGTCTGAACGAGACCGTGCGCGCCAGCATCACCGCCACCGTCGACGAGGGCCTGGACAACCAGGTGTCGCACACCGGCCTGCTCGACGCCGTGCGCGACCGCGACCCGGTGCGCGCCGCGGCCGAGGCAAGCGGTTTCCTGGAGGACATCCTGCAGCGGACCTCCGAGTGA
- a CDS encoding type II toxin-antitoxin system prevent-host-death family antitoxin translates to MTKKITQRELRNDSGAILRAVAGGEVFVVTSNGAPVAQLVPLRRRTFVPRAELAHAAAHAPVIDLAGFRADLDAVVDQDLLGG, encoded by the coding sequence ATGACCAAGAAGATCACCCAACGGGAGTTGCGCAACGACAGCGGTGCGATTCTGCGCGCGGTCGCTGGTGGTGAGGTTTTCGTGGTCACCAGCAACGGCGCGCCGGTGGCCCAGCTCGTGCCGCTACGGCGCCGCACCTTCGTGCCCCGTGCCGAACTCGCCCATGCCGCCGCTCACGCCCCGGTGATCGATCTCGCGGGTTTTCGCGCCGATCTCGACGCCGTTGTGGATCAGGATCTTCTCGGTGGCTGA
- a CDS encoding type II toxin-antitoxin system VapC family toxin — MADLGLLDTSVVIDLPRINVSALPAELAISAITLAELAAGPHAGGDPAERAVRQQRLQWAESTFDPIPFDAEAARYYGSMFALVLAAGRKPRRRLADLLIASVAAANDLPLLTRNPDDFLGLEPFVTVVAV; from the coding sequence GTGGCTGACCTGGGATTGCTCGACACCTCGGTGGTGATCGACCTGCCTCGGATCAACGTATCGGCGCTTCCGGCGGAGTTGGCGATCAGTGCCATCACCCTGGCGGAATTGGCTGCGGGACCGCACGCCGGCGGCGACCCGGCTGAGCGCGCCGTCCGGCAGCAGCGGTTGCAGTGGGCCGAGTCGACTTTCGACCCGATTCCCTTCGACGCCGAGGCGGCCCGTTATTACGGCAGCATGTTCGCGCTCGTCCTTGCCGCGGGCCGGAAGCCGCGGCGGCGACTCGCGGATCTGCTCATCGCATCCGTCGCCGCGGCCAACGATCTTCCGCTGCTCACGCGGAATCCCGACGACTTCCTCGGGCTGGAGCCGTTCGTGACGGTCGTGGCCGTGTGA
- a CDS encoding LysR family transcriptional regulator, whose protein sequence is MLDLGRLRALHAVATHGSVGAAASVLGYTPSAVSQQIAKLERETRTALLERRGRGVALTDAGYGLATTAARVLALVEEAEVTLEEQRGAAVGVLSIGAFATAARGLLPLALVDLAARHPALDVRSVEIDPPEGIDAVARGELDLAVAHDWDNAPLVVPESLSRSALGEDIADVLLPAGHPLADRASLTPHDLADQRWICQPEGTICHDWLMKTFRGAGIEPDLAHRVAEYETQLALLARGIGVGLLPRLGRGPLPSTVRAVALHPTPTRRVFAVWRAGASRRPAITATLAVLHECWERRATA, encoded by the coding sequence ATGTTGGATCTCGGCAGACTGCGCGCCCTGCACGCCGTGGCCACGCACGGATCGGTCGGCGCCGCCGCGTCGGTGCTGGGCTACACGCCGTCGGCGGTGTCGCAGCAGATCGCCAAGCTCGAACGCGAGACCCGCACCGCGCTGCTGGAACGCCGTGGCCGCGGGGTCGCCCTGACCGACGCCGGGTACGGCCTCGCCACCACCGCGGCACGGGTGCTGGCGCTCGTCGAGGAGGCGGAGGTGACGCTGGAGGAGCAGCGCGGCGCCGCCGTGGGGGTGCTGTCCATCGGCGCCTTCGCCACCGCCGCGCGAGGCCTGCTCCCGCTGGCGCTGGTCGACCTGGCCGCCCGGCACCCGGCGCTGGACGTCCGGTCGGTGGAGATCGACCCGCCGGAGGGGATCGACGCCGTGGCCCGCGGCGAACTCGACCTCGCGGTCGCCCACGACTGGGACAACGCGCCGCTGGTGGTGCCGGAGTCGTTGTCGCGCAGCGCTTTGGGCGAGGACATCGCCGACGTCCTGCTGCCGGCGGGCCACCCGCTGGCCGACCGCGCGTCGCTCACCCCGCACGACCTGGCCGACCAGCGCTGGATCTGCCAGCCGGAGGGCACGATCTGCCACGACTGGCTGATGAAGACCTTCCGCGGGGCCGGGATCGAACCGGACCTCGCGCACCGCGTCGCGGAGTACGAGACGCAGCTGGCCCTGCTGGCGCGGGGGATCGGCGTGGGCCTGCTGCCCCGCCTCGGCCGCGGCCCCCTCCCGTCGACCGTCCGCGCCGTCGCGCTGCACCCCACGCCGACCCGCAGGGTGTTCGCGGTGTGGCGCGCGGGCGCGAGCAGGCGACCCGCGATCACCGCGACGCTGGCCGTGCTGCACGAGTGCTGGGAGCGGCGCGCCACGGCGTGA
- a CDS encoding winged helix DNA-binding domain-containing protein, which produces MPTTRTLNRTTLARQLLLDRHDLRPDQAIEHLVGLQAQATASPYVALWSRLNGFTADRVGTMLEDRTAVRTTLMRGTLHLVTARDCAALRPAMQPVLDRAAKANFGRDLVGVDLAALVEAALPLLTEPRTTAQLGAALAPRWPDHQPRALGNVLPLLVPMVQVPPRGILGRGGPAANAPASTWLGVEIPASTTPDAAVLRYLAAFGPATIADISAWSRLTGVKSAITRLDLKTYRDERGRTLLDVPDGVLIDPDTPAPPRFLPEFDNVLLSHADRTRIMSEEHRKRWSGVANAVFPASFLLDGFLSGTWKTDKGTLTISPYVGLSTKDKDALVREGLALLDFLAPRHDHDVRFAD; this is translated from the coding sequence ATGCCGACCACCAGAACGCTCAACCGCACCACGCTGGCCAGGCAGCTGCTGCTGGACCGGCACGACCTGCGGCCCGACCAGGCGATCGAGCACCTGGTCGGGTTGCAGGCCCAGGCCACCGCGTCCCCGTACGTCGCGCTGTGGTCGCGCCTGAACGGCTTCACCGCCGACCGGGTGGGCACGATGCTGGAGGACCGCACGGCGGTCCGCACGACGCTGATGCGCGGCACCCTGCACCTGGTCACCGCGCGCGACTGCGCCGCGCTCCGCCCCGCCATGCAACCGGTGCTGGACCGCGCCGCCAAGGCGAACTTCGGCCGCGACCTGGTGGGCGTGGACCTCGCCGCCCTCGTCGAGGCCGCGCTCCCCCTGCTCACCGAACCGCGGACCACCGCGCAGCTCGGCGCGGCGCTTGCGCCCCGCTGGCCCGACCACCAGCCCCGCGCGCTCGGCAACGTGCTCCCGCTGCTGGTGCCGATGGTCCAGGTCCCGCCCCGAGGCATCCTCGGCCGCGGCGGACCGGCGGCGAACGCGCCGGCGTCGACCTGGCTGGGCGTCGAGATCCCGGCGTCGACGACCCCGGACGCCGCGGTCCTGCGCTACCTGGCTGCTTTCGGTCCGGCAACGATTGCGGACATCTCGGCGTGGTCCCGGCTCACCGGGGTGAAATCCGCAATCACCCGATTGGACCTGAAGACCTACCGCGACGAGCGCGGCCGCACCCTGCTCGACGTCCCGGACGGCGTCCTCATCGACCCGGACACCCCGGCGCCGCCGCGTTTCCTCCCCGAGTTCGACAACGTCCTGCTGTCCCACGCCGACCGCACCCGGATCATGAGCGAGGAGCACCGCAAGCGGTGGAGCGGCGTGGCCAACGCCGTGTTCCCCGCGAGCTTCCTGCTCGACGGTTTCCTCAGCGGCACCTGGAAGACCGACAAGGGCACGCTCACCATCTCCCCGTACGTGGGTCTGTCCACAAAGGACAAGGACGCGCTGGTGCGGGAGGGCTTGGCGCTGCTGGACTTCCTGGCGCCCCGGCACGACCACGACGTGCGGTTCGCCGACTAG
- a CDS encoding MFS transporter produces the protein MAQRSPFIRTSHVWDSSRVTIPKLTPSSDNTATDRGDRATVQALGVVEPVGRHRQLAVTGGILLAAGVTLSAANLRPAVTSLASVLGDVRTGLGVSASWTSLLTAVPVLCFGAAAFAAPWVGRRFGLKRAVASALALLTFGLLLRVVDGPFVVLGGTFIACAGIAVCNVLIPVVVKDSFPTRIGLITGVYTAAMAAGAGLGAALTPPLEALLGSWRLAVGAWALLSAAALVLWLAGARKGVTGRVARTPAGRSLLRSPLAWVMTVFFGLQALLAYTVMGWLPAILGDAGVDRTTAGFLLAITVVLGVPVSLVVPPLAARWSSQVGMVLVLGVFSLSGVLGLAFAPGFSPALWVLLVGLGMGGMFPLALVMVSLRTVSTSDTARLSAMTQSIGYLLAATGPFAFGLVREATGAWTVSMIVLAGLVVLLTGLGAVAGRNRFV, from the coding sequence ATGGCACAGCGAAGTCCTTTCATCCGAACATCCCATGTCTGGGACAGTAGTCGAGTGACGATCCCGAAGCTGACACCGTCGAGTGATAACACTGCCACCGATCGTGGTGATCGCGCGACGGTTCAAGCACTGGGAGTGGTTGAACCCGTAGGACGACACCGGCAACTGGCCGTAACCGGCGGCATCCTGTTGGCTGCCGGCGTCACTCTTTCGGCGGCAAACCTGCGACCCGCTGTAACCAGCCTCGCTTCGGTGCTCGGTGACGTCCGGACCGGCCTGGGCGTGTCCGCGAGCTGGACCAGCCTGCTCACCGCCGTCCCCGTCCTCTGCTTCGGCGCCGCCGCGTTCGCCGCCCCGTGGGTCGGACGGCGGTTCGGGCTCAAGCGCGCCGTCGCCTCCGCGCTCGCGCTGCTGACCTTCGGACTGCTCCTCCGCGTTGTGGACGGTCCGTTCGTGGTGCTCGGCGGCACGTTCATCGCGTGCGCCGGCATCGCGGTGTGCAACGTCCTGATCCCGGTGGTGGTCAAGGACTCGTTCCCCACCAGGATCGGCCTGATCACCGGCGTCTACACCGCCGCGATGGCCGCGGGTGCGGGACTGGGCGCCGCGCTGACCCCGCCGCTGGAGGCGCTGCTCGGATCGTGGCGGCTCGCCGTCGGCGCCTGGGCACTGCTGTCGGCGGCCGCGCTCGTGCTGTGGCTGGCCGGCGCGCGCAAGGGCGTGACGGGCCGCGTCGCCCGCACACCCGCGGGCCGGTCGCTGCTGCGCAGCCCGCTGGCGTGGGTGATGACCGTGTTCTTCGGTTTGCAGGCCCTGCTCGCCTACACGGTCATGGGCTGGCTGCCCGCGATCCTCGGCGACGCGGGCGTCGACCGCACCACCGCGGGCTTCCTGCTCGCCATCACGGTCGTCCTCGGCGTCCCGGTGAGCCTCGTCGTGCCGCCGCTGGCCGCCCGGTGGTCGTCCCAGGTCGGGATGGTGCTGGTGCTCGGCGTCTTCTCGCTGTCCGGTGTGCTGGGGCTCGCGTTCGCGCCGGGGTTCTCGCCGGCGTTGTGGGTGCTGCTGGTCGGGCTGGGCATGGGCGGGATGTTCCCGTTGGCGCTGGTGATGGTTTCGCTGCGGACGGTGTCCACTTCGGACACGGCGCGGTTGTCGGCGATGACGCAGAGCATCGGGTACCTGCTCGCGGCCACGGGGCCGTTCGCCTTCGGGCTGGTGCGGGAGGCCACGGGGGCGTGGACCGTGTCGATGATCGTGCTGGCGGGGTTGGTGGTGCTGCTCACCGGGCTAGGTGCTGTGGCGGGGCGCAACCGGTTCGTGTGA